Proteins encoded together in one Branchiostoma lanceolatum isolate klBraLanc5 chromosome 11, klBraLanc5.hap2, whole genome shotgun sequence window:
- the LOC136444235 gene encoding LOW QUALITY PROTEIN: fatty acid-binding protein, liver-like (The sequence of the model RefSeq protein was modified relative to this genomic sequence to represent the inferred CDS: inserted 1 base in 1 codon) — protein MPFDLAKGTGTWKGSKHSDNHPEIMAKMGIPAEVQAMLKDAEXPVEITVSGNTFTSKRTMLGKTSENTFTLGKECEETDPTGHKRMVTYTVEGDTLVSVHPNHDGKGLVVRQTRKWLDDKTIRTEYKVGDLEGWAEMQKI, from the exons ATGCCGTTTGATTTGGCCAAAGGTACCGGTACCTGGAAGGGAAGCAAGCACTCCGACAACCACCCGGAGATCATGGCAAAAATgg GAATCCCGGCAGAAGTACAAGCGATGCTGAAAGACGCTG TTCCCGTTGAGATCACAGTGTCTGGAAACACCTTCACCAGCAAGCGCACGATGTTGGGCAAGACCTCAGAGAACACCTTCACACTTGGAAAGGAGTGCGAGGAGACCGATCCAACCGGCCACAAGAGGATG GTGACCTACACCGTAGAAGGAGACACCCTGGTATCCGTGCACCCGAACCATGACGGGAAGGGACTAGTTGTCCGCCAGACCCGCAAATGGCTGGACGACAAGACCATCCGTACG GAATACAAGGTGGGTGATCTGGAGGGATGGGCTGAGATGCAgaagatctag